From the Psychrobacter sp. P11F6 genome, the window AGTGTCATTGAAAAATTGCACGTTTGACACAATTAATTAACTATCACACAGCCAGAGATGGATATTTAAGATGAATCAATCTTCTGATCGCAAACCTGACACGCGTAGCCATCAGCAGACCAGAACTGCTGAATACCAGAGTAATTCGTCAGTTGAAGCTGCATTTGATCATGAAATGACTCAGCAAAGGCAGAGCTATGGGGCGAGTGACAATATGAGCAACGGTAAGCGCCGTTCTTTAATCACTTATAATCACATTACTTATTTTTTATACGTAATCAGCTATTTTACCGCTGGATTACTGTGGGTTGTACCAATTGTGATGAACTATGCGAAGCGCCATGACGCAGAGGGTTCGTGGTTGTCCACGCATTTCGATTGGCAGATTAAGACCTTTTGGTATAGCATCGTATTTTTCTTCTTAGGTATTATTATCATTACCTTTGCATTAGGGGGTTTTGGCATTAGTATGCTGGCTGATAGCAATAATATTGCCATTGGTTCGGTATTATTAGCGGTATTTGGCCTGCTAATCATGATTTTCACCTTCATATGGCATCTTTATCGTATCGTCCGTGGTTGGATAGCCCTGACGGATGGTCGTCCTGTACCTTAGGGACTGTAGAATACATCTGTCAGTTCCTTAGCCAATATGTAGGTATAGCTATTAGCACTCTAATACAGAAATTTAGCGCATGAAACTTTGCTCTTATTTCTGTTAAGCTGATATAATCGCAGCGCTTGATTTTATTCGCACTATTCACTCACTATTTCTTTCGAGCAGGGTCTGCCATTACTATGTCTTATGCCTTACTTCGCCCTTTTTTGTTTAAGATGGATCCAGAGCACGCCCACGAGATGACCTTATCTTTATTAGATAAAGCACATAAAGCACGTGTTTTAGGTTTGGTATACGGTCAGTCAATGCAGCCAACAGACTG encodes:
- a CDS encoding DUF4870 family protein; this encodes MNQSSDRKPDTRSHQQTRTAEYQSNSSVEAAFDHEMTQQRQSYGASDNMSNGKRRSLITYNHITYFLYVISYFTAGLLWVVPIVMNYAKRHDAEGSWLSTHFDWQIKTFWYSIVFFFLGIIIITFALGGFGISMLADSNNIAIGSVLLAVFGLLIMIFTFIWHLYRIVRGWIALTDGRPVP